The genomic DNA TAGGAATATCTAGGTTCAGAAATATCGATTTATTGAGACTTGATTACTgtatttataatttatacAAAGTatctttttccagaaaagTTAGATTATAGAGGATCAATTCTAGAATCTAAAATTATCAAAAGTTTGTTAAAACTCAAAAATACTCTCAATCATACTCTCTACACAGATTTCAGTATTTTCGTCAATAAGTTGGTCGCCTTTGGAAACGCAAGAGTTCCAATAGATAAAGGCAATTTTGTACATTCAATTACGCGCcagtttctttgacttcaatatttgttgtcgttgtctcTCGTCGCTcgggaatatatattcaagaGGATGTGAAGGAAGAAACCGAGGAAAAGTTTGACGAGGCCGACCCGAAGTGGCCAAGCGGACAACACCTCTGagaaaagtcaaaaaatAATTCAAaacataataataataaataaataaaattgTAGTCACTCGCAGACATAATAACCACGAATTTGACATTGAGAAACCTGGAGCTTCCTGTCAATGCTGAGTCCATAATATGGGGCTTTTAGGGTCCTTAGCCGTGCAGATCGGCGAACACCCACTTCCATGGTACGAGCCCTGCGAGCTCTACTATTGTGAGGCTATTGACCTAGCACATACCATGAGAGATTCTTAAGAGCATTGTCGCTCTCAGAGAGATATTGTATAGTTTGACAGTATGTTTAGTAATCCGGATCACCTTATGATCATAATGACAGCGCTTCTAGTGTAATTGACAATAAAGATAAGTTGAATCGATATTGAAATTTGATTATGCTATATCGTAACTCATAACGGTAGGAGAGGAGAATCTAAACGATAGACAGATGGTCTAGGTATGGTCTAAATCTAGAAAAGAGAAGCGAACAAAACTAAGCAGGAACACCGCCGGTGCCGAAGAGCTCCAGCTTGATGCGATCCGGGCTGACGCCCTCAGCGGCCAACGCAGCACGCGTGGAGGTCATGAAACGGTCGGGACCACAGACGTAGTATTCCGTCTTGGGGTCGTCGAGGAACAGATCCTTGGACTTGTCCAGCTTGGAGAGATCGACACGGCCCTGGTGGTCGTAATCCTCGCCCTGCTTTTCCTCGGCTGCTGGGTGGGTTTCGAAGAACGTAGCGTGCAGGTTGGGGTACTTCTCGGCCAGGGAGTCAACATCCTTCTTGAAGGCACGAGTCGCTGCGGAGCGGGCGCCGTGGATGTAGTGAATCTTGCGCTGAGGGGCATCGGGGGGGTTCGAGGTGAGGGTCTTGAGGATGGAAGTGAGCGGGGTGAGACCCACACCGGCGGCGATGAGAACAATGGGGCTGGGGCTGTCTGCGTCCGAGAGGTAAAAGTCACCGAAGGGGTGGGAGACCTTGACGACGTCGCCTTCCTTGATATTGGCGTGGAGGATGTTGGACACGTATCCGGGGTGAGCTGGAGCGTTGGGCTCAGCGGTGTTGAGACCGGCCTCCCTCTTCACACTGATACGGTAGTAGTCTGACCGCGGGGCATCACTCAGAGAGTATTGGCGACATTGGGGGAACTTGAGCGAGTCCACGAAAACCTGCACGGAGATATACTGGCCGGGGCGGAACTTGGGGAGGGGCTTGCCATCAACGGGCTCGAGGTAGAACGAGGTGATCTCCGAGGACTCAGGGACCTTCTTGGCGACACGGAAGTGGCGGAAGTCCGTCCATCCGTCGGCCTGCTTGTACAGTTCGGCCTCACGACCGATCATGAGGTCGGCAAGCTGCCAGTATGCGGTGGCCCAGGCGTCCAGGATCTCGGGGGTCAGCGCATCACCGAGGACCTCGCCCATGGCCTCCAACAGAAACTTGCCCACGATCTGGTATTGCTCGGGTTGGATATACAGCGACGCGTGCTTGTTGCAGATTAACTCGACAGCGGGCCCAAGAGCTCCCAGGTCATCGATATGCGAGGCATAGGCAAAGAGGGCACCGGCCAGGGCGCGGGGCTGATGGCCGTTCACCTTGTTGGCGTTGTTGAAGACGGCGTTCAACTCGGGGTGGGCCGTCAGCATGTTATTGTAGAACacggtggtgatggtggtgccatgctgctggaggacCGGCACGGTGGccttgatgagctggatTTGTTCAGGGGAGAGCGGCATGGTGAAGGGATAGTCTGAAGACTTCAATTGATCAAACAAATGAGGGGTGGAGATGTGACGTTCTTAAGTAACTAGGACTACCCCTCCTGCAGACGTCAGTCTCGACCGTGGTATTTATACGGCTGATGAGCCCATGCCCCTGGACAACGTGTCGCCATATTTCGTGCCgctatttttttttttttttgggtaACCTCTTTTGGTTCCTGGTCATCGGCCGAAGGTTGAACACCGGGGTGTGGATATTGGGTAAAATTTTCTCTCGAAGGCCGATAGTTGCCCTCTATCTCCGCGGCTCATCGCACATCTCCGCGGGGTATGAAAGACTGGAACGTCTGGAAGAGTGCAGAAGAATGTTTTGCTACAGGGAATCAGGGCCAAGACAATGATAAGCCACTATTCCTGATTGGTCGATGCCCTTCCACCTCATATCAACCCCATGACCAGCAGGGAAGATATTGCATGTTGAACAATCGCCAGGATCCCCCGTCCGTggtctttcttgttctccgcATTGAGTGTCTTTGAACGACACTCGTGTTGTCTGGAAGCGAACTGAGGCCACGATCTTCGTAATTCTATCAGCCCATTCGTCGGAAATTTTCGGAAAAGTGGTCCGTGTTCGCTGAATTCTCGGCGTTTGAGAGAGTGGGAAGACTTTTCTACAGTGGCACCATCCAGCGACTACGGGGAAAGGAGTGGCCGAGCCggagcaaaaaggaagataGTAAAGACAAATtgatcatcctcatcgttaTGTGTATCACTGTAGGACCATACCCCaaaggagaaggtgaacaAGTGGGGAGTCATGAGATCATAGGGTTTCTGGCGGGCAGCCCACATTTTTTGAACAATCTCGGTGGACCTTCACAACGACAGCTTGGCATGTCATCGATCTACTTCGTTGATCTAGTGACTCGGTTCTTAATCTTAGAGCCATGCTGTGATATACATGAACCCTTGAATAAGAGGTAAATAGTAACGATTCTATCTCGCATCCCCGTGAAGAATTTCTGATTGATAGCAACTTCACCTGCTTTGAAGGTCTATCTCTACAATACGCTCACCGCCGAGGGTCTAGACTTCGGCCAGTCCGACCAGTTCCCTCGGTCAGTGGGAGCAGGAAAGGACTTTCTGCCACAGAGCTCTTGATGAGGCAGGCTCTCCGGACTATAACCGTGGAAAGCCTCCTGCGGCTTGCCTTCCATCGCTTCCATTACTGGGAAATCTGGCCGTATGCGGTCATTTTCGGCCGGACAGAGTTCAATTGCAACAAAGACTCCGCTGAAGTCATGACGTGCTCATCTGTAACCAGATATGAGGCTGCCCAGCAGTATAAAAGCTAGCTTTACCAGGTGAAGCGGTGGGTGAGAGTATATCAATACGGAAGTTTCAGGCGGGAGCTGGTCGGTCGCAAGAATCGTGCtgtcctccaccaccaagtGAATAAGTAGACTCGAGGCTATTCACACAGCAAGATGAAGTTTATGAATCATGGAGCTCGCGCTGATCGCGCCGAGCACTCTGGCTCGACCCCAGTGTACAGCTCCACGCAGAAGCAGCTCCCCATGTTGCATCTGAAGGACACCGCGCGGAACAATGTCATTGCCGTCATCGGAGAATTCGTCGgaaccttcttgttcttgtttttctcgtTCGCGGGCACCCAGGTGTCCAATACGCCCAAGCCGGTGGACGGTGCGCCACCGAATACAGCAAACTTGCTCTATTCAGCCTTGTCGTTCGGGTTTTCCTTGATGGTCAATGTCTGGGCCTTTTACCGCGTGACGGGCGGTCTCTTCAATCCAGCGGTATTATGGCACGTTTGATATCTGCGATATCTAGGCTAACAGCAGCAGGTCACACTGGCGTTATGCCTCGTGGGAGGCCTGTCTCCCATCCGTGGAGTCCTCGTCTTCGCAGCTCAGATCGTGGCCGGCATTGCGTCGGCCGGTGTGGTCAGCGCATTGTTTCCGGGCGACTTGAATGTCGGAACCCGTCTAGGAGGAGGAGCCTCTATCTCCCAGGGGCTGTTCATTGAGATGTTCCTCACCGCGCAACTCGTCTTTGTGATCATCATGTTGGCGGTGGTGAAACACAAGTCAACCTTTCTGGCCCCGGTCGGAATTGGTCTCGTCTTCTTTGTCACGGAGATGATCGGTAAGTTCATCCTTTTCCGCTGTCATCGCACCATTTGTCTGACACGCATCAATGTAGGCGACTACTATACCGGCGGCTCCCTCAATCCCGCTCGCTCTCTCGGCCCGGACGTCATCAACCGCAGCTTCCCGGGCTACCATTGGATTTACTGAGTCGGCCCATTGCTTGGTTCCTTGCTGGCGTGCGGTTTCTTTGGTCtcctgaagatgatggaatACACGACCGCCAATCCGGGACAGGATTATAACGAGTGGGAAGCCAAGAACGGCCCCGGATCCTATGATGTGTCGGGAAACCGGCCGTCGGTCCAACTCTCCGACACGTCCACATTAAACCGGGCGCATTCGCCAACTAATGGTCACGGCGTGCAACCGCAACATGTCAACGGTGCAGAGCAGGTTTAATCGCGGTCCGCCAGCCTAGCTGGAATCAACTCAGCCATAATCTTGTCATTGGACTCGACGACACTCTTATTGCTGATGTTGGTGCTAATCTACCTGGCTGTTTCCCATCTGCGACAGAGCCAGGGGGATGTGGAATCCTGTAGTCATTTTTATTGTTAATATGTGTTGTTACATCGCAAGCAAGGATTAATAATTCGGGGAGAGAGTCCTGGGTGGAAGGTTACATATTAGTTAATGGTGGTTGGGAAAGGTTTGAGGACAATCACGTTGGTCTCCTAACCCTTTTGGTCGATAGTTCGGTTGCATTAGTCCCAATTCAGATTAACTCCGTTCTCGCTGcatgaaaaggaaaaggaaattgtttCCAGCGTCGAAGAATCTCCATCGTGGCCACTTTCTCGAGGGGTCATTGACACCTTGagacatttttctttctcaacgTTGCATGACACGAAGACCATGGGATATGGATACATGTCGTTCTATTCGCTTAGCCCATGCTCCTGTGGACCGAGACCATGCAGCTATCCTTGTTCGTTGAACTGTCGACGTAAGGAGTGTCTAATCGTACAAAGGCATTGTGGGTAGGATCAGTGCGAAATTGCGATCAGAACGATCAATAGTCTTAGGTTAATTATTGGTGCAGTAGTGGCTGAACTCAACTGTGAACTAAAGGGGGAAAACTGGAGCCCTAATTCCCTTCGCCATTGTGAAGGATCGCAATatgatttctttcccggGACACCTGGGCTATTAATCCATGATTTTCCTCAGATAAAGATAGCTCTAATCGACCAAGGACGACACTGAAGGAATGAATGTCATCATTCTAATATTCCTCAGCTTGACTGCACTGGATCGAGACTCATGGGATCGACAGACCCACGTCGGAAGGCCATGTGGAGCATCCCCGAACTCATTGGCCACCCGCCACAGCGCCATCTCTTCGTTTCCTGCAAGGTGTTGGCTGCCTGTCCGTCATGGAAAAAATTCGAGTGAATTTGAGTTTCATGGCTATCACAGCGTTGAATCAGGGGCGCGTTTTCCCACGCCGACGAGGTCCCAGAGACGTTCATCCCTACCCCATTGGGGATACCCGTCTCGTTCTCCACTGTGTTGCAACATTCCCGGAGCCGATAGGGGGATAGTTCCCTGAACTGGTGCATCTTAAACTTTGGCCTATCCACTAATCCACTCCGATAGTCTACGATCCGTTTCCTTCGTTAACTCATGCATATTCCTTAAAGACCCCACGCCTTCCGCAGGTCGGTGTTCGACTCATTCATCAAGCAAACGGCGATATCATTATCCATAGCCCTCCCTTTGGCACACCACTTGCACGGTTAAGGGAGCATGGCCAAGATGGAATCGCAGGCGGCCGTCCAGGCTCACGCCGGCGCCGATGAGGCCGGCCTGGCGGATCCTGGCGATATACAATTACTGGGTAGGTTCGTCCAATTCAGTTGCAACCTGAGGGGTGACAGGCGTCAAAAACGGTCGAGTATAGCTAACCGGCGCAGCGAAAATGGGTTACAAGCAGGAACTGCGCCGACAGTATTCGACCGTGCAGATTTTCGCCGTCGCGTTTAGTATCATGGGTCTGGTGCCGTCAATCGCCTCGACGCTCGCGTTTTCGTTGCCCGCCGGGCCGGCGGGTATGGTTTGGGTGTGTATCTCTTTGAGTCGCTCTATTGTCGCATGCAGACCAGATACTAATGATGTAGGGTTGGCTCACCGCGagtattttcattttcaccGTCGGTCTTGCTATGGTAACCGCTACCCCGGATGCGACACTTCGATCGCGACAGAAACTAACGGTCGCAGGCCGATATGGCGTCCGCCATGCCCACTGCCGGAGGTCTTTATTGGTGGACGCATTACTTCGCCGGTGAGAAATACAAGAAGGTGTTGAGCTTTCTGGTTGGATATAGCAATACAATGGGGTTGATTGGAGGCATGTGCTCGGTGGATTGTAAGGAGACCATTTCCCTCGGTCATCAAGGCGCATGCTAATAAACAGACACACTCTCTCTGATGCTGCTGGCTTGTGTCTCTATCACTCGCGACGGGAACTGGTCGGCCTCGAACGGCACGATTTACGGCGTCTATGTCggcctcatcatcatccacgcCCTCTGCGGTATCTATACGGGGAAAATCATGCCCAAGATCCAAACCTTCTGTATCTTTATCAACGTCGCCATCATCGTCGCGACCGTTATCGCTCTCCCTGTTGGAAAGGTCACTCGTGGCGAAAAGCTCAACTCGGGATCATTCGTCTATGGACACGTTGATAATCTTACCAGCTGGCCAACCGGCTGGGCCTTCGTCCTCTCCTTTTTGGCCCCTATCTGGTCcattggtttctttgattcttgCGTGCATATGAGTGAGGAGGCGCTCCATGCCGCGAAGGCTGTGCCGCTGGGAATCATTTGGTCGGCTGGTTGTGCAACTGTGTTGGGCTTTTTCGTCCTGTCGATCATCGCAGCCTGCATGAACCCGGATGTGAGCGCGACAATGAACTCCGTGTACGGCCAACCTATGGCGCAGGtatgacttcttccttttaTGCTCATCTGACTCGGTAACCATATAGCTAATGCGAATATCAGGTCTACTTCGACGCACTGGGCAAGAAAGGAGCCCTCGGCTTCATGGGCGTGCTGATCGTCATCCAATTCCTTATCGGTCTCAGCCTGGTACGCACCCTCGAAACACAACAGTTATCTCAACCTTGAAACTAATAGGTATAACGCAGATCGTCGCCGCCTCCCGCCAAGTCTGGGCCTTCTCCCGTGACGGAGCCCTGCCCTTCTCTGGTTATTTCCGCCATGTCAGCAAACGCGTCCGCTACCAACCCGTCCGTGCCATCATCGGCCTGGTCGTCGTCTGCATCATCTTCGGCCTGCTGTGCCTGATCAACTCCGTTGCCGCGAACGCACTGTTCTCCTTGTTCGTAGCCTCCAATTACGTCGCATGGGGCACACCCATCCTCTGCCGCCTGATCTGGGGCAAGACGCGCTTCCGACCGGGCGAATTCTACACTGGAATCTTGAGTCGTCCGCTGGCCACGATTGCCGTCGTCTGGTTGGTGTTCGGTTTGATCTTGTCTATGTTCCCCAGCACGGGGCCGAATCCCAGTggtatgttttcttctttcacctTGTCCATCATTATGGATTTCCAGCGGACGCTGACGGGATATTTAGCCCAGGATATGAACTACACAATCGTCATCAATGGCTTCGTGTGGATCGCCGCGATGACTTACTATGTTCTTTTCGCGAGGAGATGGTACACCGGACCCAAGATGACCATCGATGCGCCACCGAGTGCAACGGATTCTGCGTCCGGGGATGAGGGAAGAGTTGAGCAGAAGGCGGAGTAGAGTTGGAGTAATTgtttaattattattataccTTGTCGTTGTATTTTCTCAAAGCGAGGCTTCACTTTTGTATACCTTTttagaatattatattaGTCTCTTTTCTCGATCATGGAGAGTACATCATTCCCGCCGCGTGTCTGATATGTTCATACATATTCGAGTCACAATCACATATAGGCAGTTCCATCATGATATATTACACTAAACCCTCCATGGCACCGTGTATGAAAGTGTTGAGCCTAGGTGTACTTCAAGGAGGAATATACCTTTACTGGGATAGGACTATTGCTTCTGAGATGGGAATGAATACGAACACAGTCATGAATCTATATCTAATCATCTATCCATCAAACATCATAAATCTAGTAATCATTACCCGTCGAGCCATAAAGATGCTCCCCACGCTCAAGaacctcaatctcatccccaACAGCGACGTATAACcccttctcctgctcctccgccATCCGCAGCGCCCGATCCTCAGGCACACAATGCATACCTATATACCCAAGAGCCGACTTATTCCCATCCTCGACCCTACGAAACTTAACCAACGTCGCGCTCGGCTGCGGCTtaccccttttcttctccggcGGGGGATTATCCGTACTAGGCTTCCCAGTCTCCGGATCAACATTAGGCATCGTACACCTCGACGTCCGACAAACAACAGACACCGTCGGAGCTACATCAGCCCGTGGTCCTGCATCAGGACCCTTGGGTAAAATCCGGTAACGCTTCCAGCTCTCCTCGTCGAAGGCGGGGGCACCCGTGATCCAGAGATTGGCGCGGAAACGAAATGCATTGAggggttggttttcttttggtaGGAGTGTTGATACAGCGTGGACGGAAGAAAGgctgttgatattgatgggtTGTTGGTCTGTATAGCCGTGTACAGAGGGTGTGCCGATGTGTTCGAGCGGTGCTAGGTTTTCATCTGTGCGCACGAGCGTATCGGGTGTGCATCTTAGTAGGGTGAGGCTCTGGTCGTTTGCAATTCGCAAGTATTTCTTTAGTTTTGGTAATGCTTCTGCGACGGAGGGGATGGTTCCCATGTCCAGACCCTTCGCGTCACGGCCGTGGATGCCGAATGTTTTGAATTGGATTTTATATTCGTTTATCATGGCGGGCGTGGGTTGGAGAGGTACGATAAACCGCACTTCTGGCTTTGCGACGGGGTTTCCTATATGGAAGAATTTCTCGAGATAATTGAAACAGCCAGGACCATCGGGGTCAGGGAATGATACCACGACACATCCACCTGCTTGGACAAGCGGGTCACGCTGATTGCTTTCCTTGTGCGGAAGCCATAGTTCCGTCTTGATCTGGGACATGGTCGGCTTTGTGCGCTGACTGATAAATCGCCATTTGGACTCCATGGCGGGATTATTCTTGCCCAGTTCCGTAGCGAAAGCGAAGCATCTGTCGTACTTGAATCCGGTCTTGGTGAGTAAGGCCCGATTTAACTCGATTCGCCCGCAGGACTTAATGGGATGAATGCAGATCGCTTTGATGCGTACTGGTCCCTTGCTCGTGGTTCCTTCTGGTTCGTTGTATTTGGAATCATATTGATCTGTCATGTTGCTGATCGATAGACCGAGCCTTTGCAATTGTTTGAGCTTGCGCGTTGTAGATGTGTTTCCATTTtggacgacgaggatgaagaccAGGCTTAGTAGGAGCACGATGTTTATGACTCCATATGACACTGTGGAGGCCTTCAGCGTGTCCTGCAGACCTTGTAGGATATCTCGGAGCATTTTCCTAGTATCGTCCTGGATTCGAGGGTTTTAGATGGTATAGTGAAGGACTCGTTTGGTGAGATGTAGGTTTAACGGAAGATGTCTAGATTGTTaacaaatccaccaccactcgAGTCCCGCAGAGTATTACAAAGATATTCTATCCCGCATTGACAACTGAGATTTAGTCAATGGGATTTGAGGTTATTAATATTGTTGCACTGCAGATAAGGACGCCAAACGCGAGTTCCATTTCAGGAAGTTCGATGGAGTGGGTCCACCAGATCCACTGGAATGAAGAATCTTCAATTCTAACTGGATGATTCAGCAGAGCGCAAGAAGATTTTGTATTGGAATACGCTCATGCATCTGGAATCGGCTATTCAGACCTACGTTACAAACCAGAGAGAATCTAGAAGTTATGGGATGGTAACAACCCTAGTCTGTGACTGATAAGAACCCCTGTATTATCCGATTGGTAACATTTGTGTTCTATGCTTTAGAAATGGCTAGTATCTATCATCATTGAATGCAATAATGTTACCTAACTTTCCGCGCCCTAAGCGACCATTCCCTTGGCCTGTTCGTATTCCACTATCTAATACCCATTCAATCAATATATGACTCATAGTTTGATCGAGAATGAATCCTTTATGGAGTATTCACGGGTTCTCGGCACGATTGTGTATTAACTTCCCATAGAGGAGGTTATAACTCCTACTCCACATGCCCATATTCCTCTTCATAATCTATCCTCATCATAGCCGGATATATCCATCCTTATCTCGGGCTCTAGGATCTCTGTCCATCTTATCCCAGCAAAAATCGGCCCGTCACTCAATCTAATGGTTGTCTTCCCGCGAAATGTCATCGACATAGATCATAAGTCCGATGAACGGCCTACCATATCTGCCTAAACCCCGAATAGCTCAAGGTTACCGGGATTAAACCCAGCCATGAATGCATAAGAGGTGGCCCGCACGCACTTTACCAAAAGATGTCGTTGCCCGAGACATGGCTTGTGATATTGTCACTTCCGCGCGACCGCGGCTGATTTTGTTGAAAGCCCCGATATTGCGACGGGTGGCCTGCGAGTCGCTGGAGAGATTAAGACTCCATGGGTTATAGCGCATAGTTTGTCGCAAGCCATACAGCATACGCCATGTGAAGAGCTTCGACGTGTGCTAGGTTAGTCGGATTCACCACTACTGGTCATGATTGGTCTGGACAGTTTTGACGTCATTCTATAGGGCGGATAGCGATGGGCATGCAAGACAACCATGTAGGGTTGTAAAAATACTCCCCGAAAAAGTACGCTACGACTTGACATGCCTACTCAAGTGTCGAACTATGAGAGCAATGACGCCTTTGAGGTTCCTGACCGCACCTTGAATGACGATGATCTCAGCGAGCCCGAGGCCGTGGCCAAAGCCCAGGACCAGGAACTGAATAAACCGCAGACAATGATAGCCGGTGTGTTAGAGGCGGACGAGGTGGCCACAGCGAAGGCGCATGTAATGAAATTTATGACAGAcggcaagaaggagatggcaCGGGTGAAAATCGAAAGACCACTCATGTCGCAGCCGGCACAAGAGACGCTGATCAACACGCTGGGCAATGCGCCCAAGATAAATGTTCTAGGCCTTCCGGGGTGATTGGGACGACAAGTACACAATCGCCAGGCCATACTTCGGATCCTAAGCTGGAAACAGCGATTCCAGCGAGCTTAGGATCATGCAGAGGATTGATGACGGCTCGGACATCGCGATATTGGATTGTCCCTCAATTTACAGGGCCTACCTATTCGTCTGCCCGGATCAAGCTCTAGCAGCTAGTCTTTTAAGCCAACGGGTCACGCGGGTGTTACATTGATCTGAATCTATCTACATCGTTACTGGTCCTGTGCGGCTGTTGTTCCCTACTTACCCCGTCTTATCTCTCCCTGGTGTTATCTCTCCCTGCGTCTTCTAGGGCTCAACCAGAAGCTGAACTCGTACAGCCCAGCAATATCAAAGAGTCTGATATTACAGTGTTGAATATACTATTCGATGAGAATCAGGCATCATGACTAAGACCATAAAGCCTTCGATAGTCAAATTCAACCACGTGGAGTTCAAGGTTACGGCAGGGGAAAATGAATACCAGGGAGTTTTGAAAGTCACGACAAACTAACCATGGAGATAGAAAAGGAGTGTCAACCATGGCTCTGTCGGGTCAAAATAGGGGAAGCCCAAGATGTCTAGAACTAGACACAGGACGCGCCTATTAAAGCTTTCTGCAGGTTTTCTGCCAGTGCCCATACGCAAACTGAGCCACTGTGCGttctctgtatacaatgTCGAGTCTGTCCAAGGCCTTCCTTTCCTATATGGTCTTTTATTAATCAAAAATGGCATCATGATGGCATGGCGCATCTTTACCGCCCTGACACGGGGTGTCTTTTTCCCAGCAGTTGGAATTAGTCTATGCTCAAGGGTTGCCTCTCAACAATGCAGATGAATCGTGGTGGCCGCTAGGAGGGGGCTATGGTGGAGTGGGCAATGAAGCGGGGGGAAGGAGCAGCAGTGACAACAGCAGGAGGAGACCCACTTAAAATAATGTAGGTTCGACCGAGCTACCTGGATGGTCGAATACTacttctgcatcttcttcctcttggtCACCATCACCGTCTCtatctccatcaccacctccaccgtcaccatcatcatcaccatgtCACGGAGGAATTGCAAGAAAAAGCGCACAAAGCCTCCAATTAATTCTAATCATAATGGCAAAACGCAGAGCGGCACAAGTACTTAGAAGCCGACCTATGATTTCGCAGAATGACTACCCAACTTGATACACGCTTTACCCGCCCTACAGATGCCAGCCGGGCATATTCACAGTGTCCATCGTATGCACAAGAATGCCTTGTATCCCTATCAAGTATCGCCACTCC from Aspergillus oryzae RIB40 DNA, chromosome 7 includes the following:
- a CDS encoding putative GABA permease (Uga4) (amino acid transporters): MAKMESQAAVQAHAGADEAGLADPGDIQLLAKMGYKQELRRQYSTVQIFAVAFSIMGLVPSIASTLAFSLPAGPAGMVWGWLTASIFIFTVGLAMADMASAMPTAGGLYWWTHYFAGEKYKKVLSFLVGYSNTMGLIGGMCSVDYTLSLMLLACVSITRDGNWSASNGTIYGVYVGLIIIHALCGIYTGKIMPKIQTFCIFINVAIIVATVIALPVGKVTRGEKLNSGSFVYGHVDNLTSWPTGWAFVLSFLAPIWSIGFFDSCVHMSEEALHAAKAVPLGIIWSAGCATVLGFFVLSIIAACMNPDVSATMNSVYGQPMAQVYFDALGKKGALGFMGVLIVIQFLIGLSLIVAASRQVWAFSRDGALPFSGYFRHVSKRVRYQPVRAIIGLVVVCIIFGLLCLINSVAANALFSLFVASNYVAWGTPILCRLIWGKTRFRPGEFYTGILSRPLATIAVVWLVFGLILSMFPSTGPNPSAQDMNYTIVINGFVWIAAMTYYVLFARRWYTGPKMTIDAPPSATDSASGDEGRVEQKAE
- a CDS encoding aquaporin (aquaporin (major intrinsic protein family)): MKFMNHGARADRAEHSGSTPVYSSTQKQLPMLHLKDTARNNVIAVIGEFVGTFLFLFFSFAGTQVSNTPKPVDGAPPNTANLLYSALSFGFSLMVNVWAFYRVTGGLFNPAVLWHVTLALCLVGGLSPIRGVLVFAAQIVAGIASAGVVSALFPGDLNVGTRLGGGASISQGLFIEMFLTAQLVFVIIMLAVVKHKSTFLAPVGIGLVFFVTEMIGKFILFRCHRTICLTRINVGDYYTGGSLNPARSLGPDVINRSFPGYHWIY
- a CDS encoding uncharacterized protein (predicted protein), translating into MLRDILQGLQDTLKASTVSYGVINIVLLLSLVFILVVQNGNTSTTRKLKQLQRLGLSISNMTDQYDSKYNEPEGTTSKGPVRIKAICIHPIKSCGRIELNRALLTKTGFKYDRCFAFATELGKNNPAMESKWRFISQRTKPTMSQIKTELWLPHKESNQRDPLVQAGGCVVVSFPDPDGPGCFNYLEKFFHIGNPVAKPEVRFIVPLQPTPAMINEYKIQFKTFGIHGRDAKGLDMGTIPSVAEALPKLKKYLRIANDQSLTLLRCTPDTLVRTDENLAPLEHIGTPSVHGYTDQQPININSLSSVHAVSTLLPKENQPLNAFRFRANLWITGAPAFDEESWKRYRILPKGPDAGPRADVAPTVSVVCRTSRCTMPNVDPETGKPSTDNPPPEKKRGKPQPSATLVKFRRVEDGNKSALGYIGMHCVPEDRALRMAEEQEKGLYVAVGDEIEVLERGEHLYGSTGNDY
- a CDS encoding uncharacterized protein (predicted protein) gives rise to the protein MLPNFPRPKRPFPWPAFRGDWDDKFSASAHTQTEPLFDRATWMVEYYFCIFFLLVTITVSISITTSTVTIIITMSRRNCKKKRTKPPINSNHNGKTQSGTST
- the fhpA gene encoding flavohemoprotein (globins and related hemoproteins) is translated as MPLSPEQIQLIKATVPVLQQHGTTITTVFYNNMLTAHPELNAVFNNANKVNGHQPRALAGALFAYASHIDDLGALGPAVELICNKHASLYIQPEQYQIVGKFLLEAMGEVLGDALTPEILDAWATAYWQLADLMIGREAELYKQADGWTDFRHFRVAKKVPESSEITSFYLEPVDGKPLPKFRPGQYISVQVFVDSLKFPQCRQYSLSDAPRSDYYRISVKREAGLNTAEPNAPAHPGYVSNILHANIKEGDVVKVSHPFGDFYLSDADSPSPIVLIAAGVGLTPLTSILKTLTSNPPDAPQRKIHYIHGARSAATRAFKKDVDSLAEKYPNLHATFFETHPAAEEKQGEDYDHQGRVDLSKLDKSKDLFLDDPKTEYYVCGPDRFMTSTRAALAAEGVSPDRIKLELFGTGGVPA